One genomic region from Streptomyces sp. NBC_01304 encodes:
- a CDS encoding alpha/beta hydrolase, producing MPAVEWLKGAAKQPYWERPSRNYLVRRWPDLFATCVAILFFWTSLTPSLVPRPWLLQGVIGGITAAIGYAVGSVFAALFRAVVRRHAGARARARCWQVFWVLSLVGSVLLLWHSAHMQRQLRALQGLAPTSAWWHSPLIGIVAVALWLLILAAARSVRLGSSKLIHWLDRHLPRPVAIGLGLLLTTMIVVTGLRDVVFDRGVIDVADRIAKATNFGTTEGITKPTSRSVSGGPDSLISWKDLGLQGRNFTGSVLSSEKISAFTGRAAKDPVRVYISSSAPEAFSEHEPFKAQAQLAVRELKRTGAFDRKVLAIAGTTGSGWIDSGIVESLEYMYGGDTAMVAVQYSYLPSWVSFLVDKEKAGQTTRALVEAVQAEVHKLPADRRPKLVVTGESLGGYAIEASYGSVDRLLGNTDAALLIGVPNFSPVARELRERRDEGSPMWRPQFEDGRNIRFAQFPEKDLKRPPATWGQPRAVYLQNASDAVVWWSPDLLFQRPQWLDKPLGPDISPDIDWFPFVGFWQTTVDMAVSYGVDAPHGHRYGAGPVDGWAAVLAPPGWTEKDTRQLRKHIEGRKAPY from the coding sequence ATGCCTGCCGTCGAGTGGCTGAAGGGCGCAGCCAAGCAGCCTTACTGGGAGCGGCCGAGCCGCAACTACCTGGTGCGGCGCTGGCCCGATCTCTTTGCCACCTGCGTGGCCATCCTGTTCTTCTGGACCTCGCTGACCCCTTCCCTCGTGCCCAGGCCCTGGCTGCTCCAAGGCGTCATCGGCGGGATCACCGCCGCGATCGGGTACGCGGTCGGCTCGGTGTTCGCCGCCCTCTTCCGTGCCGTCGTGCGACGGCATGCCGGGGCACGGGCCAGGGCCCGGTGCTGGCAGGTGTTCTGGGTGCTCAGCCTGGTCGGCTCCGTCCTGCTGCTCTGGCACAGCGCCCATATGCAGCGCCAGCTCCGTGCGCTGCAGGGCCTGGCACCCACGTCGGCCTGGTGGCACAGCCCGCTGATCGGGATCGTCGCCGTGGCGCTCTGGCTGCTGATCCTCGCGGCGGCACGCTCCGTCCGGCTCGGGTCCAGCAAGCTGATCCACTGGCTGGACCGACACCTGCCACGGCCCGTGGCCATCGGGCTCGGACTCCTGCTCACCACGATGATCGTGGTGACCGGACTGCGGGACGTCGTCTTCGACCGCGGCGTCATCGACGTCGCCGACCGCATCGCCAAGGCCACCAACTTCGGGACCACGGAAGGCATCACCAAGCCCACGTCCCGCTCTGTCTCCGGCGGCCCGGACTCGCTGATCAGCTGGAAGGACCTGGGCCTGCAAGGACGTAACTTCACCGGATCCGTGCTCAGCAGTGAGAAGATCTCCGCCTTCACCGGACGGGCCGCCAAGGACCCGGTACGGGTGTACATCAGCTCCTCGGCACCCGAGGCATTCAGCGAGCACGAGCCGTTCAAGGCCCAGGCCCAGCTGGCCGTCCGGGAGCTCAAGCGGACCGGCGCCTTCGACCGCAAGGTCCTCGCCATCGCGGGCACCACGGGATCGGGCTGGATCGACTCGGGCATCGTGGAGTCCCTCGAGTACATGTACGGCGGCGACACCGCCATGGTCGCCGTGCAGTACTCGTACCTGCCGAGCTGGGTGTCCTTCCTCGTCGACAAGGAGAAGGCCGGGCAGACGACCCGCGCCCTGGTCGAGGCGGTCCAGGCCGAGGTGCACAAGCTGCCCGCGGACCGCAGGCCCAAGCTCGTGGTGACCGGGGAGAGCCTCGGCGGCTACGCGATCGAGGCGTCGTACGGCAGCGTCGACAGGCTCCTCGGCAACACCGACGCGGCGCTACTGATCGGTGTGCCCAACTTCTCGCCCGTCGCGCGGGAGCTACGGGAACGGCGGGACGAGGGCAGCCCGATGTGGCGGCCGCAGTTCGAGGACGGCAGGAACATCCGGTTCGCCCAGTTCCCCGAGAAGGACCTCAAGCGGCCGCCTGCGACCTGGGGGCAGCCGCGCGCCGTCTATCTGCAGAACGCCTCGGACGCGGTCGTCTGGTGGTCGCCCGACCTGCTGTTCCAGCGCCCGCAGTGGCTGGACAAGCCGCTCGGCCCGGACATCAGCCCGGACATCGACTGGTTCCCGTTCGTCGGGTTCTGGCAGACCACCGTCGACATGGCGGTCTCGTACGGCGTGGACGCGCCGCACGGCCACCGTTACGGGGCGGGCCCGGTGGACGGCTGGGCGGCGGTTCTCGCGCCGCCCGGCTGGACAGAAAAGGACACCCGGCAGCTGCGGAAGCACATCGAGGGACGCAAGGCTCCCTACTGA
- a CDS encoding Rieske (2Fe-2S) protein gives MSGQPAARRTVLKGAALAGTAGLGLAACSTESKVGHAENPVPTAPVDLGAADAVPAGGVKLYREERLVVSRDDKGKCKAFSAQCTHAGCVLTKIDKDGGHCPCHGSRFDVRTGEVLEGPATVPLPKVDVREEGGKLIAGPKA, from the coding sequence ATGTCCGGCCAGCCCGCCGCCCGTCGCACCGTCCTCAAGGGCGCCGCCCTCGCGGGCACGGCAGGCCTCGGCCTCGCGGCCTGCTCGACCGAATCGAAGGTCGGGCACGCCGAGAACCCCGTCCCCACCGCCCCTGTCGACCTGGGCGCCGCGGACGCGGTGCCGGCCGGCGGCGTCAAGCTCTACCGCGAGGAGCGGCTCGTCGTCAGCCGCGACGACAAGGGGAAGTGCAAGGCGTTCAGCGCGCAGTGCACCCACGCGGGCTGCGTCCTGACCAAGATCGACAAGGACGGGGGGCACTGCCCCTGCCACGGCAGCAGGTTCGATGTGCGGACCGGCGAGGTGCTCGAGGGCCCGGCGACCGTGCCGCTGCCCAAGGTCGACGTCCGCGAAGAGGGCGGCAAGCTGATCGCGGGCCCGAAGGCCTGA
- a CDS encoding papain-like cysteine protease family protein, giving the protein MRNRKRQLLSAAALVAAALFAAPAATATAATAPIDRAAPTATTDTATTTGTSKAGPGDVSALATKRLNITMQAQQNSNWCWAAGGNTIATWFGRTYSQNQFCNAAFGRAQGSTCPNSQATLGNVQDGLDWAGINPGSYVNGWLRYATVQTEINSNRPIETRIQWSNGGGHMHVIYGYDDANSWVYWGDPWPSSDRYNWASHSWYTNNNSFSWTHSLYRIGA; this is encoded by the coding sequence ATGCGCAACCGAAAGAGACAGCTGCTGTCGGCGGCAGCCCTGGTCGCGGCGGCCCTGTTCGCCGCGCCGGCGGCGACCGCCACGGCGGCGACCGCCCCGATCGACCGGGCCGCCCCCACGGCCACGACCGACACCGCGACCACGACCGGGACGTCGAAGGCAGGCCCCGGCGACGTCTCCGCACTCGCCACCAAGCGCCTGAACATCACCATGCAGGCGCAGCAGAACTCCAACTGGTGCTGGGCCGCGGGCGGCAACACCATCGCCACCTGGTTCGGCCGCACCTATTCGCAGAACCAGTTCTGCAACGCCGCGTTCGGCCGCGCCCAGGGCAGCACCTGCCCCAACTCGCAGGCCACGCTCGGCAATGTGCAGGACGGCCTCGACTGGGCAGGCATCAACCCCGGCTCGTACGTCAACGGCTGGCTGCGCTACGCGACCGTGCAGACCGAGATCAACTCCAACCGGCCCATCGAGACCCGCATCCAATGGTCCAACGGCGGCGGCCACATGCACGTCATCTACGGCTACGACGATGCCAACAGCTGGGTCTACTGGGGCGACCCCTGGCCCTCCAGCGACCGCTACAACTGGGCCTCGCACTCCTGGTACACCAACAACAACTCCTTCTCCTGGACCCACTCGCTCTACCGGATCGGGGCGTGA
- a CDS encoding C45 family peptidase: MPTRNHRRTAAAALTAVCALLAGCSGTVGQVDIDPGPSSVAPSTAAPPPTAKATLATLTKVDDHPLWTMTYQGGYGDITAPPTPAEPTPAVARRPFACSLFLAAGDKSAPLFGRNFDWDEHPALLLFTDPPGGHASVSVVDTSYLGVNAASDFTKHRDRLLKAPLLPFDGMNDKGVAIGMASVTSAEPPPGGKPIGSVRIQRLVLDRADSVPEALRLFKTYAPDFTGGPPLHYVVADAAGRSALVEYVDGKVVVHRGEATWNAAVNFIMTGSDRAEQQADDRYRTLGARLTATDGALSTPGALQLLEDVAQQHTRWSVVYGLKTGKVSLVTGQHWRTVHEFELPMR; encoded by the coding sequence ATGCCCACCCGAAACCACCGACGCACAGCGGCCGCGGCACTCACGGCCGTCTGCGCCCTGCTCGCCGGCTGCTCGGGCACGGTCGGCCAGGTCGACATCGACCCCGGCCCTTCCTCGGTCGCCCCCTCCACCGCAGCCCCGCCGCCGACCGCGAAAGCCACCCTCGCCACCCTCACCAAGGTCGACGACCACCCCTTGTGGACGATGACCTACCAAGGCGGATACGGCGACATCACCGCACCCCCCACCCCCGCCGAGCCCACCCCGGCCGTGGCCCGACGCCCCTTCGCCTGCTCCCTGTTCCTCGCCGCGGGCGACAAGAGCGCCCCGCTTTTCGGCCGCAACTTCGACTGGGACGAGCACCCCGCGCTGCTCCTGTTCACCGACCCGCCCGGCGGCCACGCCTCGGTCTCCGTGGTCGACACCTCGTATCTCGGCGTGAACGCGGCGAGCGATTTCACCAAGCACCGCGACCGGCTCCTCAAGGCGCCGTTGCTGCCCTTCGACGGCATGAACGACAAGGGCGTCGCCATCGGCATGGCGTCCGTCACCTCCGCCGAGCCGCCCCCGGGCGGAAAGCCGATCGGCAGCGTCCGCATCCAGCGCCTGGTCCTCGACCGGGCCGACTCGGTCCCCGAGGCGCTGCGCCTCTTCAAGACGTACGCACCCGACTTCACCGGAGGCCCGCCACTGCACTACGTGGTCGCCGACGCGGCCGGGCGCTCCGCGCTCGTCGAGTACGTGGACGGAAAGGTCGTCGTCCACCGCGGCGAGGCCACCTGGAACGCGGCGGTCAACTTCATCATGACCGGCTCCGACCGCGCCGAGCAGCAGGCCGACGACCGCTATCGCACCCTCGGCGCCCGGCTCACCGCCACCGACGGAGCGCTCTCCACACCGGGGGCCCTGCAACTCCTCGAAGACGTGGCGCAGCAGCACACCCGCTGGTCCGTGGTCTACGGACTGAAGACCGGCAAGGTGTCCCTGGTCACGGGCCAGCACTGGCGCACCGTGCACGAGTTCGAGCTGCCCATGCGGTGA
- the uvrC gene encoding excinuclease ABC subunit UvrC, which yields MADPSSYRPKPGQIPDSPGVYKFRDEHRRVIYVGKAKSLRQRLANYFQDLANLHPRTRSMVTTAASVEWTVVNTEVEALQLEYTWIKEFDPRFNVKYRDDKSYPYLAVTMNEDFPRVQVMRGAKKKGVRYFGPYGHAWAIRETVDLMLRVFPVRTCSAGVFKNAARTGRPCLLGYIGKCSAPCVGRVDAEEHRELAEDFCDFMAGRTGAYLRRLEKEMTEAAEEMEYERAARLRDDIEALRRAMEKSAFVLSDDTDADLIALAEDELEAAVQIFHVRGGRVRGQRGWVTDKVEAVTTADLVEHALQQLYGEESGDAVPKEVLVPALPEPLAPVQEWLGTRRGSNVSLRIPQRGDKRTLMETVQRNAQQSLVLHKTKRASDLTTRSRALEEIAAALDLDSAPLRIECFDISHLQGDDVVASMVVFEDGLARKGEYRRFEIKGFEGQDDVRSMHEVITRRFRRYLADKEKTGEWSDQDGQDPAARATEVPAQTPEDDGRPKKFAYPPQLLVVDGGQPQVAAAKRALDELGIDDIAVCGLAKRLEEVWLPEEDDPVVLPRSSEGLYLLQRVRDEAHRFAIQYQRAKRAKRFKASPLDSVPGLGETRKQALIKHFGSVKKLRSATIEQICEVPGIGRKTAETIAVALAQAAPAAPAVNTATGEIIEDEAPAAAGAAEEPATAGTSDERGLQT from the coding sequence ATGGCCGACCCTTCCAGCTACCGCCCCAAGCCGGGGCAGATCCCCGACTCGCCGGGGGTCTACAAATTCCGCGACGAGCACCGCCGGGTGATCTACGTCGGGAAGGCGAAGAGCCTGCGCCAGCGGCTCGCCAACTACTTCCAGGACCTGGCGAACCTGCACCCGCGCACCCGCTCCATGGTGACGACCGCCGCGTCCGTGGAGTGGACGGTGGTGAACACCGAGGTCGAGGCGCTGCAGCTCGAGTACACCTGGATCAAGGAGTTCGACCCGCGGTTCAACGTCAAGTACCGCGACGACAAGAGCTATCCGTATCTCGCGGTCACCATGAACGAGGACTTTCCGCGGGTCCAGGTGATGCGCGGCGCCAAGAAGAAGGGCGTGCGCTACTTCGGTCCGTACGGTCACGCGTGGGCGATCCGCGAAACCGTCGACCTCATGTTGCGTGTTTTCCCCGTACGCACCTGCTCGGCCGGTGTCTTCAAGAACGCCGCGCGCACCGGGCGGCCCTGCCTGCTCGGCTACATCGGCAAGTGCTCGGCACCCTGTGTGGGCCGCGTCGACGCCGAGGAACACCGTGAACTGGCCGAGGACTTCTGCGACTTCATGGCCGGCCGCACGGGCGCGTACCTGCGTCGTCTCGAAAAGGAGATGACGGAGGCGGCCGAGGAGATGGAGTACGAGCGGGCGGCCCGGCTGCGTGACGACATAGAGGCGCTCAGACGTGCCATGGAGAAGAGCGCCTTCGTCCTCTCCGACGACACCGACGCCGACCTCATCGCCCTCGCCGAGGACGAGCTGGAGGCGGCCGTCCAGATCTTCCACGTACGCGGCGGCCGGGTCCGCGGCCAGCGCGGCTGGGTCACCGACAAGGTCGAGGCGGTCACCACGGCCGACCTGGTCGAGCACGCCCTGCAGCAGCTGTACGGCGAGGAGAGCGGCGACGCCGTCCCCAAGGAGGTGCTCGTCCCCGCCCTGCCGGAGCCGTTGGCGCCCGTCCAGGAATGGCTCGGCACCCGCCGCGGCAGCAACGTCAGCCTGCGCATCCCGCAGCGCGGCGACAAGCGCACCCTCATGGAGACCGTGCAGCGCAACGCCCAGCAGTCGCTCGTCCTGCACAAGACCAAGCGCGCCTCCGACCTGACCACCCGCTCCCGGGCCCTGGAGGAGATCGCCGCCGCCCTCGACCTGGACAGCGCCCCGCTGCGCATCGAGTGCTTCGACATCTCGCACCTCCAGGGCGACGACGTCGTGGCGTCCATGGTCGTCTTCGAGGACGGCCTGGCCCGCAAGGGCGAGTACCGGCGCTTCGAGATCAAGGGCTTCGAGGGGCAGGACGACGTCCGCTCCATGCACGAGGTGATCACGCGCCGCTTCAGGCGCTACCTCGCCGACAAGGAGAAGACGGGGGAGTGGTCCGATCAGGACGGCCAGGACCCCGCCGCGCGTGCCACCGAGGTCCCGGCCCAGACCCCCGAGGACGACGGACGTCCGAAGAAGTTCGCCTACCCGCCCCAGCTGCTCGTCGTCGACGGCGGCCAGCCGCAGGTCGCCGCCGCCAAGCGGGCCCTGGACGAGCTGGGCATCGACGACATCGCGGTCTGCGGCCTGGCCAAGCGCCTGGAGGAGGTCTGGCTGCCCGAGGAGGACGACCCGGTCGTCCTGCCACGCTCCAGCGAGGGCCTCTATCTGCTGCAGCGCGTGCGAGACGAGGCGCACCGTTTCGCCATCCAGTACCAGCGCGCCAAGCGTGCCAAACGGTTCAAGGCGAGCCCCCTGGATTCCGTGCCAGGACTGGGCGAGACACGCAAGCAGGCACTCATCAAGCACTTCGGTTCGGTGAAAAAGCTGCGATCCGCCACAATTGAGCAGATCTGTGAGGTGCCCGGGATAGGCCGCAAGACGGCCGAGACCATTGCCGTGGCCCTCGCCCAGGCGGCACCCGCCGCCCCTGCGGTCAACACCGCGACCGGAGAGATCATTGAGGACGAGGCACCCGCAGCGGCGGGCGCCGCGGAGGAGCCCGCGACGGCGGGCACCTCGGACGAACGGGGGCTTCAGACATGA
- the rapZ gene encoding RNase adapter RapZ, with protein sequence MTERDEDGAQVSTGSTGTTAGSNGTPATANGTTIEPGEAAEAAIPELVIISGMSGAGRSTAAKCLEDLGWFVVDNLPPALIPTMVELGARSQGNVARIAVVVDVRGRRFFDNLRDSLADLESKNVTRRIVFLESSDDALVRRFESVRRPHPLQGDGRITDGIAAERDLLRELRGDADLVIDTSSLNVHELRAKMDAQFAGDEEPELRATVMSFGYKYGLPVDADLVVDCRFLPNPHWVPELRPFTGLNEEVSGYVFNQPGAKEFLDQYSELLQLIAAGYRREGKRYVTIAVGCTGGKHRSVAMSEKLSARLAAEGVETVLVHRDMGRE encoded by the coding sequence ATGACCGAGCGCGACGAGGACGGAGCACAGGTGAGTACGGGCAGCACCGGCACCACGGCCGGCAGCAACGGCACCCCTGCCACGGCCAACGGGACGACCATAGAGCCCGGCGAGGCGGCCGAGGCCGCCATCCCCGAGCTGGTGATCATCTCCGGCATGTCCGGCGCGGGCCGCTCCACCGCGGCCAAGTGCCTGGAGGACCTCGGCTGGTTCGTCGTCGACAACCTGCCGCCCGCGCTGATCCCCACCATGGTCGAGCTCGGCGCGCGCTCGCAGGGCAATGTCGCGCGGATCGCCGTCGTCGTGGACGTACGCGGCCGTCGCTTCTTCGACAACCTCCGGGATTCCCTCGCGGACCTGGAGTCGAAGAACGTGACGCGGCGCATCGTCTTCCTGGAGTCCTCCGACGACGCCCTGGTCCGCCGCTTCGAGTCGGTCCGCCGCCCGCACCCCCTTCAGGGCGACGGCCGCATCACCGACGGCATCGCGGCCGAGCGCGACCTGCTGCGCGAGCTGCGCGGCGACGCCGACCTGGTGATCGACACCTCCAGCCTGAACGTGCACGAGCTGCGCGCCAAGATGGACGCCCAGTTCGCGGGCGACGAAGAGCCCGAACTGCGCGCCACCGTCATGTCGTTCGGCTACAAGTACGGCCTGCCCGTCGATGCCGACCTCGTGGTCGACTGCCGCTTCCTGCCCAACCCGCACTGGGTCCCTGAGCTGCGTCCCTTCACCGGTCTGAACGAGGAGGTGTCGGGCTACGTCTTCAACCAGCCGGGCGCCAAGGAATTCCTCGACCAGTACTCCGAGCTGCTCCAGCTGATCGCCGCCGGTTACCGCCGCGAGGGCAAGCGCTACGTGACCATCGCCGTGGGCTGTACGGGCGGCAAGCACCGCTCCGTCGCCATGTCGGAGAAGCTCTCCGCGCGCCTGGCCGCCGAGGGCGTCGAGACCGTCCTCGTCCACCGCGACATGGGGCGTGAGTGA
- a CDS encoding gluconeogenesis factor YvcK family protein gives MPRRSRLTRLSRKRGAQPKVVALGGGMGLSASLAALRRITGDLTAVVTVADDGGSSGRLREELGVLPPGDLRKALAALCGDDDWGQTWARVIQHRFQSKGELHEHAVGNLLIVALWEQLGDHVQALDLVGKLLGAQGRVLPMSAVPLELQALVRGHDEASPDAVDTIRGQANVALTPGEVQSVHLVPHDPPAVPEAVAAVRDADWVVLGPGSWFSSVIPHLLVPELLDALTETKARKVLSLNLAPQPGETEGFSPQRHLEVLGRHAPKLALDVVLADEAAVRDPESLTDAAKRLGAAVELAPVARTDGSPKHDPELLAAAYDRIFRMHGRIGPWR, from the coding sequence ATGCCCCGTCGTAGCCGGCTGACCCGGCTGAGCCGCAAGCGGGGCGCCCAGCCCAAGGTCGTCGCCCTCGGCGGCGGCATGGGCCTGTCCGCCTCGCTGGCGGCGCTGCGCCGGATCACCGGCGACCTCACGGCCGTGGTCACCGTCGCCGACGACGGCGGCTCCAGCGGCCGGCTCCGCGAGGAGCTCGGGGTGCTGCCGCCCGGCGACCTCCGAAAGGCGCTCGCGGCGCTCTGCGGCGACGACGACTGGGGCCAGACCTGGGCCCGTGTCATCCAGCACCGCTTCCAGTCCAAGGGCGAGCTGCACGAGCACGCGGTCGGCAATCTGCTGATCGTCGCCCTCTGGGAGCAGCTCGGCGACCACGTCCAGGCCCTCGACCTGGTCGGCAAGCTGCTCGGCGCCCAGGGCCGGGTGCTGCCCATGTCGGCCGTCCCGCTGGAGCTGCAGGCGCTGGTACGCGGGCACGACGAGGCCAGTCCGGACGCCGTGGACACCATCCGTGGCCAGGCCAATGTGGCCCTGACCCCGGGCGAGGTGCAGTCCGTCCACCTGGTCCCGCACGACCCGCCGGCTGTCCCCGAGGCGGTCGCCGCGGTGCGCGACGCGGACTGGGTGGTGCTCGGTCCGGGCTCCTGGTTCTCGTCCGTGATCCCGCACTTGCTGGTGCCGGAACTGCTCGACGCGCTCACCGAGACGAAGGCCCGAAAGGTCCTCTCGCTCAACCTCGCCCCACAACCCGGAGAAACCGAAGGCTTCTCACCGCAGCGTCATTTGGAGGTTTTGGGACGACACGCCCCTAAACTCGCCCTGGACGTGGTGCTGGCCGATGAGGCAGCCGTGCGCGACCCGGAGTCTTTGACCGATGCCGCCAAGAGGCTCGGAGCCGCGGTCGAGCTGGCCCCTGTGGCCAGGACCGATGGTTCTCCGAAGCATGATCCGGAGCTGTTGGCCGCCGCGTACGACCGTATTTTTCGGATGCATGGAAGGATCGGCCCATGGCGATGA
- the whiA gene encoding DNA-binding protein WhiA has product MAMTAAVKDEISRLPVTRTCCRKAEVSSILRFAGGLHLVSGRIVIEAELDTAMAARRLKKDILEIFGHSSELMVMAAGGLRRGSRYVVRVVAGGDQLARQTGLVDGRGRPIRGLPPQVVSGATCDAEAAWRGAFLAHGSLTEPGRSSSLEVTCPGPEAALALVGAARRLQIAGKAREVRGVDRVVVRDGDAIGALLTRLGAHESVLAWEERRMRREVRATANRLANFDDANLRRSARAAVAAGARVQRALEILADEVPEHLAAAGRLRMEHKQASLEELGALADPPLTKDAVAGRIRRLLAMADKRAQDLGIPGTESSITEEMADNMVG; this is encoded by the coding sequence ATGGCGATGACGGCAGCGGTGAAGGACGAAATCTCCCGGCTCCCCGTCACCCGGACCTGCTGCAGGAAGGCCGAGGTCTCGTCGATCCTGCGGTTTGCGGGCGGGCTGCACCTGGTGAGCGGCCGGATTGTGATCGAGGCGGAGCTGGACACCGCGATGGCGGCGCGCCGCCTGAAGAAGGACATCCTGGAGATCTTCGGGCACAGCTCGGAGCTGATGGTGATGGCCGCGGGCGGGCTGCGGCGCGGCTCGCGTTATGTCGTACGCGTGGTCGCCGGCGGCGATCAACTCGCACGCCAGACCGGCCTGGTGGACGGCCGCGGCCGTCCCATCCGGGGACTGCCCCCGCAGGTGGTCTCCGGCGCGACCTGCGACGCGGAGGCCGCCTGGCGCGGCGCGTTCCTCGCGCACGGCTCGCTCACCGAGCCGGGCCGCTCCTCCTCCCTGGAGGTGACCTGCCCGGGTCCCGAGGCGGCCCTCGCCCTGGTGGGCGCCGCCCGGCGGCTGCAGATCGCGGGCAAGGCCCGCGAGGTGCGCGGTGTGGACCGGGTCGTCGTCCGGGACGGCGACGCGATCGGCGCCCTGCTGACCCGGCTCGGCGCCCATGAGTCGGTGCTCGCCTGGGAGGAGCGCCGGATGCGCCGGGAGGTGCGGGCCACCGCCAACCGCCTGGCCAACTTCGACGACGCCAACCTGCGCCGCTCCGCGCGGGCCGCGGTCGCCGCCGGGGCCCGGGTGCAGCGCGCGCTGGAGATCCTCGCCGACGAGGTGCCGGAGCACCTGGCCGCGGCCGGCCGGCTGCGGATGGAGCACAAGCAGGCCTCCCTGGAGGAGCTGGGCGCGCTCGCCGACCCGCCGCTGACGAAGGACGCGGTGGCCGGGCGGATCCGCCGGCTGCTCGCCATGGCCGACAAGCGCGCGCAGGACCTGGGGATTCCGGGCACGGAGTCCAGCATCACCGAGGAGATGGCCGACAACATGGTCGGCTGA